A stretch of Mesorhizobium sp. M2A.F.Ca.ET.046.03.2.1 DNA encodes these proteins:
- the rpsI gene encoding 30S ribosomal protein S9, with amino-acid sequence MAELSSLAELGTVAAQPAAPVHVQKLDKSGRAYATGKRKNAIARVWVKPGSGKITVNDKEFATYFARPVLQMILNQPIVAANRAGQYDIVATVIGGGLSGQAGAVRHGISKALTYYEPGLRSVLKKGGFLTRDSRVVERKKYGKAKARRSFQFSKR; translated from the coding sequence ATGGCTGAGCTTTCCTCGCTCGCAGAACTCGGCACCGTCGCCGCGCAGCCGGCCGCGCCCGTGCATGTCCAGAAGCTCGACAAGTCGGGCCGCGCTTACGCCACCGGCAAGCGCAAGAACGCCATCGCGCGCGTCTGGGTGAAGCCGGGCTCCGGCAAGATCACTGTCAACGACAAGGAATTCGCGACCTATTTCGCGCGTCCGGTGCTGCAGATGATCCTCAACCAGCCGATCGTCGCGGCCAACCGCGCCGGCCAGTACGACATCGTCGCCACCGTCATCGGCGGCGGCCTCTCCGGTCAGGCCGGTGCGGTCCGTCACGGCATCTCCAAGGCGCTGACCTACTATGAGCCGGGCCTGCGCTCGGTGCTCAAGAAGGGCGGATTCCTGACCCGCGACAGCCGCGTGGTCGAGCGCAAGAAGTACGGCAAGGCGAAAGCCCGCCGCAGCTTCCAGTTCTCGAAGCGCTAA
- a CDS encoding LysR family transcriptional regulator, protein MAADLNDLQAFMAVARAGGFREGARATAGSASALSEAIRRLETQLGVRLFNRTTRSVALTEAGAGLLARLGPALGEVEAALDVVNGFRDRPAGTLRLNVPISASRLVLPRIVPGFLAAYPAIRLEVIAEENFIDLLVAGCDAGIRYDERLEQDMIAVPIGPRTQRFTTSAAPAYLDRHGRPQHPRDLLGHACIRGRFPSGVMTPWEFERDGEVVRVDTTGPLLVSIGGGVDLAVDAAIAGVGILWLFEDWVRPHFESGALEPVLEPWWQEFSGPFLYYPGRRLVPAPLRAFIDYIKTPAGHW, encoded by the coding sequence ATGGCGGCTGATCTCAACGATCTTCAGGCGTTTATGGCCGTGGCGCGCGCCGGCGGCTTTCGCGAAGGCGCCCGCGCCACGGCGGGCAGCGCCTCCGCGCTCAGTGAAGCCATCCGCCGTCTGGAAACACAGCTTGGCGTGCGGCTCTTCAACCGCACCACGCGTAGCGTCGCTTTGACCGAGGCTGGCGCCGGTCTGCTGGCGCGGCTCGGCCCCGCACTGGGGGAGGTCGAAGCCGCGCTCGATGTGGTGAACGGCTTTCGCGATCGGCCCGCCGGAACCCTGCGGCTCAATGTGCCGATAAGCGCCTCGCGGCTGGTGTTGCCAAGAATCGTTCCGGGTTTTCTGGCGGCCTATCCGGCCATTCGCCTGGAGGTGATCGCCGAGGAGAACTTTATCGATCTGCTGGTGGCCGGCTGCGATGCCGGCATCCGCTATGACGAGCGGCTGGAGCAGGACATGATCGCCGTGCCGATCGGACCGCGCACGCAGCGCTTCACCACCTCCGCAGCACCAGCCTATCTTGATCGCCACGGCCGGCCACAGCACCCGCGCGACCTGCTTGGCCATGCCTGCATACGCGGCCGCTTCCCGAGCGGGGTCATGACGCCCTGGGAGTTCGAGCGGGACGGTGAGGTGGTGCGCGTCGACACCACCGGACCATTGCTCGTCAGCATTGGCGGAGGCGTCGATCTCGCTGTCGACGCGGCGATTGCCGGTGTCGGCATTCTCTGGCTGTTCGAGGACTGGGTGCGCCCGCATTTCGAGAGCGGCGCGCTGGAGCCCGTGCTGGAGCCGTGGTGGCAGGAATTTTCCGGGCCGTTTCTCTACTATCCCGGGCGCCGCTTGGTGCCCGCGCCGCTGCGCGCCTTCATCGACTACATCAAAACGCCGGCCGGGCACTGGTAG
- a CDS encoding aldo/keto reductase family oxidoreductase: protein MSSVNKSGTYKLGDRSVRRLGYGAMQLAGKGVFGPPKDHDAAIAVLREAVAQGVNHIDTSDYYGPYVTNRLIREALAPYPDDLTIVTKIGARRGEDASWLPAFTADELEQAVHDNLRNLGLEVMDVVNLRIMFGVHGPAEGSIEAQVTKLAELQRKGLVRHIGLSNVTRAQIAEGRKICDIVCVQNQYNLAHRDDDALIHELARDGIAYVPFFPLGGFSPLQSSTLSDVADRLGATPMQVALAWLLQRSPNILLIPGTSSVAHLRENLAAAELELSADVLNELDGVAKAA, encoded by the coding sequence ATGTCCAGCGTAAACAAATCCGGCACCTATAAACTCGGCGACCGTTCGGTCCGCCGCCTCGGCTACGGCGCCATGCAGCTCGCAGGCAAGGGCGTGTTCGGTCCGCCGAAAGATCATGACGCGGCCATCGCCGTGCTGCGCGAAGCGGTAGCGCAAGGCGTGAACCATATCGACACCAGCGATTATTACGGGCCCTATGTCACCAACAGGCTGATCCGCGAGGCGCTTGCGCCCTACCCCGACGACCTCACCATCGTCACCAAGATCGGCGCCCGCCGTGGCGAAGACGCCTCCTGGCTGCCGGCCTTCACAGCCGACGAGCTCGAGCAGGCCGTGCACGACAATCTCCGCAATCTCGGTCTTGAGGTGATGGACGTCGTCAATCTGCGCATCATGTTCGGGGTGCATGGTCCGGCCGAAGGTTCCATCGAGGCGCAGGTCACCAAGCTTGCCGAGCTGCAGCGCAAAGGCCTGGTGCGCCATATCGGCTTGAGCAACGTCACCCGCGCGCAGATCGCGGAAGGCCGCAAGATCTGCGACATCGTCTGCGTGCAGAACCAGTACAATCTGGCGCACCGCGACGATGACGCGCTGATCCATGAGCTGGCTCGCGACGGCATCGCCTATGTGCCGTTCTTCCCGCTCGGTGGGTTCAGCCCGTTGCAATCGTCGACGCTGTCCGACGTGGCCGACCGGCTCGGCGCGACGCCGATGCAGGTGGCGCTGGCGTGGCTGCTGCAGCGTTCGCCCAATATCCTTTTGATACCGGGCACCTCTTCGGTCGCGCATCTGCGGGAGAATCTGGCAGCCGCGGAGTTGGAGCTGTCGGCTGATGTGTTGAACGAGCTGGATGGCGTGGCGAAAGCTGCGTAG
- a CDS encoding glycerophosphodiester phosphodiesterase family protein, which translates to MRTLWLRLFLSAALGAIPNQSLAGETRAAQILDRFEHANQWRDHVMIAAHRAGSMQAGKTLYAENSLAAVEGSIAIGAEIIEVDVRRAKDGEFVIMHDSWLDRTTTCKGEVVNYTLAELKNCRLVIEGTGAVTNETVSTLREMLLTTRDRILINLDNKLEVTDLPGMVAEARDLGMADQVIVKENLWNPQRIDAASAALASAGGGFQFMPILADDAVHDAAFADEVDKVFAPRAIELINWRNGAETLTASGGPLFSNHMRAEAARGDWHLWADTYAIVHKPGGFLAGGRGDELAVAAGLPREAWGFWVDRGATIIQTDEPKAAIEWLAANGYRVPYTTDIRQAEPAHTASIN; encoded by the coding sequence ATGCGAACACTCTGGCTGAGGCTTTTTCTGTCCGCCGCGCTTGGTGCAATTCCTAACCAAAGTCTAGCCGGCGAGACGCGCGCCGCCCAAATCCTCGATCGCTTCGAGCACGCCAACCAATGGCGCGATCATGTGATGATCGCCGCGCACCGCGCCGGCAGCATGCAGGCCGGCAAGACGCTTTATGCCGAAAACTCGTTGGCCGCGGTCGAAGGGTCGATCGCGATCGGCGCCGAGATCATCGAGGTCGATGTCCGGCGCGCGAAGGACGGCGAGTTCGTCATCATGCATGACAGCTGGCTCGACCGCACCACCACCTGCAAGGGGGAGGTCGTGAACTACACGCTGGCCGAGCTGAAGAACTGCCGGCTGGTCATCGAGGGCACGGGCGCCGTCACCAACGAGACGGTGTCGACGCTGCGCGAGATGCTGCTGACGACCAGGGACAGGATCCTGATCAACCTCGACAACAAGCTGGAGGTGACCGACCTGCCGGGCATGGTCGCGGAGGCGCGCGACCTCGGCATGGCCGACCAGGTGATCGTCAAGGAGAACCTCTGGAACCCGCAGCGCATCGATGCCGCCAGTGCCGCGCTTGCAAGCGCAGGCGGCGGCTTCCAGTTCATGCCGATCCTCGCCGACGACGCCGTGCATGATGCCGCCTTCGCCGATGAGGTCGACAAGGTGTTCGCGCCGCGCGCCATCGAGTTGATCAACTGGCGCAACGGCGCCGAGACGCTGACCGCCTCTGGCGGGCCGCTGTTCAGCAACCATATGCGCGCGGAAGCGGCTCGCGGCGATTGGCACCTTTGGGCCGACACCTACGCCATCGTGCACAAGCCGGGCGGCTTCCTCGCCGGCGGCCGTGGCGACGAACTCGCCGTCGCCGCCGGCCTGCCACGCGAAGCCTGGGGTTTCTGGGTCGACCGCGGCGCAACGATCATCCAGACCGACGAGCCGAAAGCGGCGATCGAGTGGCTGGCGGCGAATGGCTATCGGGTGCCTTATACGACGGACATCAGGCAGGCCGAGCCGGCGCATACGGCGAGCATTAATTAG
- a CDS encoding acyltransferase: MAETALLNLAPAPAATRVGTAAGERFLVLDSWRGICALLVALFHFPTTSMISQSAFVGGSYLFVDFFFVLSGFVIASAYGGRLNEPDDLARFALVRFGRIYPLHLMMLAAFAGFEALRLVLPALHGTGPAPFTAGFDLKSLIANLFLLQGMGVEDHLSWNAPSWSISAEFFTYLLFAAVVFAAGQRAWTWFVAAAVTAPLFLLAVSTRHMDVSFDFGFIRCLYGFSLGALLAWFQHDSIAEARQALSGGTGRIAWTIAELVTITGIALFVSIAGTNDLGIAAPVVFALALYLFAHEGGLVSAVLRSRPMLLLGSLSYSIYMVHIFVQARLINAGGLIERKLGLGIVGDLMLRGEHATGFGAGSPLIGFAALIAMLIAVVVASWFTWRFVEMPALAWFRRLSKRI, translated from the coding sequence ATGGCTGAGACGGCTCTGCTCAACCTTGCGCCCGCACCAGCGGCGACCCGTGTGGGCACGGCGGCCGGCGAGCGCTTTCTGGTGCTGGATTCCTGGCGCGGCATCTGCGCGCTGCTGGTGGCGCTGTTCCACTTCCCGACGACCTCGATGATTTCGCAAAGCGCGTTTGTCGGCGGCTCCTATCTGTTCGTCGATTTCTTCTTCGTGCTCTCCGGTTTCGTCATCGCCAGCGCCTATGGCGGCCGCCTGAACGAGCCGGACGATCTTGCGCGTTTCGCGCTCGTGCGCTTCGGCCGCATCTATCCGCTGCATCTTATGATGCTTGCCGCTTTCGCTGGCTTCGAGGCGCTGCGGCTCGTCCTGCCGGCGCTGCACGGAACGGGTCCCGCACCCTTCACCGCCGGTTTCGACCTGAAAAGCTTGATCGCCAACCTCTTCCTCCTGCAGGGCATGGGCGTCGAGGATCATCTGAGCTGGAACGCGCCGAGCTGGAGCATTTCGGCCGAGTTCTTCACCTATCTGCTGTTTGCCGCCGTCGTCTTCGCCGCTGGCCAGCGCGCCTGGACATGGTTCGTCGCCGCCGCGGTGACGGCGCCGCTTTTCCTGCTCGCGGTCTCGACGCGTCATATGGACGTGTCCTTCGACTTCGGCTTCATCCGTTGCCTTTACGGCTTCTCGCTCGGCGCGCTGCTCGCCTGGTTTCAGCACGATTCCATTGCAGAGGCGCGACAAGCGCTTAGCGGCGGGACAGGGCGCATCGCCTGGACGATTGCGGAGCTTGTGACGATCACGGGGATCGCGCTGTTCGTCTCCATTGCCGGCACCAACGACCTTGGCATTGCGGCACCGGTCGTCTTCGCGCTGGCGCTTTACCTGTTTGCACATGAGGGCGGCTTGGTCAGCGCCGTGCTGCGCAGCCGGCCGATGCTGCTGCTCGGTTCGCTCTCCTATTCGATCTACATGGTCCACATCTTCGTCCAGGCGCGCCTGATCAATGCCGGCGGCCTGATCGAACGCAAGCTCGGGCTCGGCATCGTTGGCGACCTGATGCTGCGAGGTGAGCATGCGACCGGCTTCGGCGCCGGCTCGCCCTTGATCGGTTTTGCGGCTTTGATCGCGATGTTGATCGCCGTCGTCGTCGCGTCGTGGTTCACCTGGCGCTTCGTCGAAATGCCGGCGCTCGCCTGGTTCCGGCGCCTTTCCAAGCGTATTTGA
- the speB gene encoding agmatinase, translated as MANLEIDHAFTARSKTGASFEPTYAGALSFMRRKYTKDVKGADAVVWGIPFDAAVTNRPGARFGPQAIRRASAILDNDPQYPFSRDLFEHLSVVDYGDCLLDSGNHHKTPGTIEREAAKILKSGAFLLTLGGDHFVTWPLLKAHAAIHGPLAMVQFDAHQDTWPDDGKRIDHGSFVARAVNEGIIDPDRSIQIGIRTHAPDTFGIKILYGHEVEEMRASDIAYAIVDRTGGKKTYLTFDIDCLDPAFAPGTGTPVAGGPSSAKMLSTLRQLGQVDVVGADIVEVAPAYDHADITAIAGSIIAMHYLGLLAERKARAEELNNGNHAALNHAHGI; from the coding sequence ATGGCGAACCTAGAGATCGACCACGCGTTCACCGCCCGCTCCAAGACGGGCGCGTCGTTCGAGCCGACCTATGCCGGCGCGCTGTCGTTCATGCGGCGCAAATATACGAAGGACGTGAAGGGCGCGGACGCCGTGGTATGGGGCATTCCTTTCGACGCCGCCGTCACCAACCGGCCTGGCGCCCGCTTCGGGCCGCAGGCGATCCGTCGCGCCTCGGCGATCCTCGACAACGATCCGCAGTATCCGTTCTCGCGCGATCTGTTCGAGCATCTTTCGGTGGTCGACTACGGTGATTGCCTGCTGGACAGCGGCAATCACCACAAGACGCCCGGCACGATCGAGCGCGAGGCGGCCAAAATCCTGAAATCAGGCGCGTTCCTTTTGACGCTCGGCGGCGACCATTTCGTCACCTGGCCGCTGCTCAAGGCGCATGCCGCGATCCACGGGCCGCTGGCGATGGTGCAGTTCGACGCGCATCAGGACACCTGGCCGGATGACGGCAAGCGCATTGACCACGGCTCCTTCGTCGCCCGCGCGGTGAATGAAGGCATCATCGACCCCGACCGCTCGATCCAGATCGGCATCCGCACCCATGCGCCGGATACGTTCGGCATAAAAATCCTCTACGGCCATGAGGTCGAGGAAATGCGCGCCTCCGACATCGCCTATGCGATCGTCGACCGCACTGGCGGCAAGAAGACCTACCTCACCTTCGACATCGACTGCCTCGATCCGGCCTTCGCGCCAGGCACCGGCACGCCGGTGGCAGGTGGCCCGTCATCGGCCAAGATGCTGTCGACGCTGCGTCAACTCGGCCAGGTCGATGTCGTCGGCGCCGACATCGTCGAGGTTGCGCCGGCCTATGATCATGCCGATATAACGGCGATCGCCGGATCGATCATCGCCATGCACTATCTCGGCCTGTTGGCGGAACGAAAGGCACGGGCGGAAGAGTTGAACAACGGCAATCATGCCGCGCTAAATCATGCTCACGGCATATGA
- the argC gene encoding N-acetyl-gamma-glutamyl-phosphate reductase: protein MKPKIFIDGEHGTTGLQIRALLADRGDLEIISIPTERRKETAARAEFLNAADVAILCLPDAAAKESVSLITNDTTKVIDASTAHRVAEGWEYGFAEMDKDQAKKIASAKRIANPGCWPQGPIATLRPLVSAGLLPADFPVTVNGISGYSGGGRPMIEDYVGKGEDAPEFLPYGLTLQHKHVPELRAYAKLSHDPIMQPAVGNFAQGMITVVPLQLRGLDRVPTGAELHAAIADHYASIDGGVVEVAPYTHMERIAEIDPEIYNGTNRMKVYVFANDERAQALLMAVYDNLGKGASGAAVQNLDLMLGIKH from the coding sequence ATGAAACCGAAAATCTTCATTGACGGCGAACACGGAACGACGGGCCTGCAGATCAGGGCGCTGCTCGCGGACCGCGGCGACCTGGAGATCATCTCCATCCCGACCGAGCGCCGCAAGGAGACCGCCGCCCGCGCCGAATTCCTCAACGCGGCCGATGTCGCGATCCTTTGCCTGCCGGATGCGGCGGCGAAGGAAAGCGTGTCGCTGATCACGAACGACACGACCAAGGTGATCGACGCCTCGACCGCGCATCGCGTCGCCGAGGGCTGGGAATACGGCTTTGCCGAAATGGACAAGGACCAGGCGAAGAAGATCGCCAGCGCGAAGCGCATCGCCAATCCGGGCTGCTGGCCGCAAGGGCCGATCGCCACGCTGCGGCCGCTGGTCTCCGCCGGCCTGTTGCCGGCCGATTTTCCGGTCACCGTCAACGGCATTTCCGGCTATTCCGGCGGCGGGCGGCCGATGATCGAGGACTATGTCGGCAAGGGTGAGGACGCGCCCGAGTTCCTGCCCTACGGGCTGACGCTGCAGCACAAGCATGTGCCGGAGCTCCGCGCCTATGCGAAGCTGTCGCACGACCCGATCATGCAGCCGGCGGTGGGTAATTTCGCGCAGGGCATGATCACGGTGGTGCCGCTGCAGCTCCGCGGTCTCGACCGCGTGCCGACCGGCGCCGAACTCCACGCGGCGATCGCCGACCATTATGCGTCGATCGACGGCGGCGTGGTCGAGGTCGCGCCATATACCCACATGGAGCGGATCGCGGAGATCGATCCGGAGATCTATAACGGCACCAACCGGATGAAGGTCTATGTGTTCGCCAATGACGAGCGGGCCCAGGCATTGCTGATGGCCGTCTACGACAATCTCGGCAAGGGCGCGTCGGGCGCCGCTGTACAGAATCTCGACCTGATGCTCGGCATCAAGCACTGA
- a CDS encoding COX15/CtaA family protein → MAAITATAPYAARDRDLHNRALVRGWLYVVVFVLFALVLVGGSTRLTGSGLSITEWQPIHGVIPPLNDAEWQEEFQRYQQIPQYTEINKGMSLEDFKSIFWWEWAHRILARSVGVVFALPLLFFWATRRIERGLGLKLIGILALGGLQGAIGWWMVASGLVDRVSVSQYRLATHLTLAALIFTATMAVARGLAPHSEPAADRSTQRLAGFIVFLTLIQIYLGGLVAGLHAGLSYNTWPLMDGKVIPSDLLLLKPAWLNFFENPKTVQFVHRLGAYTVFLVALWHMIATCRRQPGTTHARRTTLLFALVVLQASIGIGTLLMQVPLHMALTHQAIALVLLGFATAHWRGTKGAYPLPTEINVRS, encoded by the coding sequence ATGGCTGCAATCACCGCCACGGCCCCCTATGCCGCACGCGACCGAGACCTCCATAACCGCGCTTTGGTGCGCGGCTGGCTCTACGTCGTGGTGTTCGTGCTGTTCGCGCTGGTTCTGGTCGGTGGTTCCACGCGTCTCACCGGCTCGGGCCTGTCGATCACCGAGTGGCAGCCGATCCATGGCGTCATCCCGCCGCTCAACGACGCCGAATGGCAGGAAGAGTTCCAGCGCTACCAGCAGATCCCGCAATATACCGAGATCAACAAGGGCATGAGCCTCGAGGACTTCAAGTCGATCTTCTGGTGGGAGTGGGCGCACCGCATCCTGGCGCGCAGCGTCGGCGTGGTCTTCGCCCTGCCGCTGCTGTTCTTCTGGGCAACGCGCCGCATCGAGCGCGGCCTTGGGTTGAAGCTCATCGGCATCCTGGCGCTCGGCGGACTGCAAGGCGCCATCGGCTGGTGGATGGTGGCTTCCGGCCTTGTCGACCGCGTTTCGGTCAGCCAGTACCGCCTGGCGACGCATCTGACGCTTGCCGCGCTGATCTTCACCGCCACGATGGCGGTCGCGCGAGGCCTGGCGCCGCATTCGGAGCCTGCCGCCGACCGCTCGACACAGCGGCTCGCCGGCTTCATCGTGTTCCTGACGCTAATCCAGATCTATCTCGGCGGATTGGTCGCTGGCCTTCACGCCGGTCTTTCCTACAACACATGGCCGCTGATGGACGGAAAGGTGATCCCCTCCGATCTGCTTCTCCTGAAGCCCGCCTGGCTGAACTTCTTTGAGAATCCGAAGACGGTGCAGTTCGTCCACCGACTGGGCGCCTATACGGTCTTTCTCGTGGCGCTCTGGCATATGATCGCCACGTGTCGGCGCCAGCCCGGCACCACCCATGCCCGTCGCACCACGCTTCTCTTCGCGCTGGTGGTCCTCCAGGCCTCGATCGGCATCGGCACGCTGCTGATGCAGGTGCCGCTGCACATGGCATTGACGCATCAGGCGATCGCGCTGGTCCTGCTCGGCTTCGCCACCGCGCATTGGCGTGGCACCAAGGGCGCCTATCCGCTGCCGACGGAGATAAACGTCAGAAGCTGA
- a CDS encoding DUF2842 domain-containing protein yields the protein MPIRLKKLIGTILLVALVIIYALIASAVAVTRLAEYGPTAHLLFFLLSGFLWVLPAMAIIKWLIIEPRPKG from the coding sequence ATGCCCATTCGCCTGAAAAAGCTGATCGGAACCATCCTGCTTGTGGCGCTGGTCATCATCTATGCGCTGATCGCCTCCGCGGTCGCGGTCACCAGGCTCGCCGAATACGGGCCTACGGCGCATCTCCTGTTCTTCCTGCTCAGCGGCTTTCTCTGGGTTCTGCCGGCCATGGCCATCATCAAATGGCTGATCATCGAGCCGCGTCCGAAGGGTTGA